The window ACCGCCTTCGGGTGAAGTTTCCCCTCGGCAAGCCCCGTCTTCAACTTCTCGATTTCACCGCTGTCAAGATCACTGAGGAGTTCGAAATAGCGAAACATCAACTCATCGGTAATGGAGAGGGTTTTGCCGTAAATATCAATGGCGGGTTCGGTAATCCCGATATAGTTGCCGAGCGACTTGCTCATCTTGTTGACCCCGTCAAGCCCTTCCAGCAGGGGCATGGTCAGGACCACCTGCGGCGCCTGCCCCCACACCTTCTGCAGGGTCCGCCCCATCAGCAGATTGAAAAGCTGATCGGTGCCGCCAAGCTCAACATCGGCTTTCAGGGCAACCGAATCATACCCCTGGACCAACGGATACAGAAATTCGTGGATCGAAATCGGCCGCTCATTGGCAAACCGTTCCTTGAAGTCTTCACGCTCAAGCATCCGGGCGACGGTAAGCTGTGAGGCGAGCCTGATGAAATCGTGGGAGGTCAGTTTGTCAAGCCAGGTACTGTTAAAGACGACATCGGTTTTTTCGGGATCGAGAATCTTGAAGATCTGTTCCTTGTAGGTCTCGGCATTACGCTTGACGTCTTCAACAGTGAGGGGTTTTCTGGTTTCTGATTTTCCGGTGGGATCCCCGATCATCCCGGTGAAATCTCCGATCAGGAATTTCACATCATGCCCCAGGTCCTGAAAATGCTTCAGCTTCTGGATCAGAACCGTGTGCCCCAGATGGAGATCGGGCGCCGTCGGGTCAAAACCGGCCTTGATCTTAAGCGGAACCCCGCTCTCCTGGGATTTTTTCAGTTTTGCGGCCAGCTCATCTTCCGATATAATGTCGACCGTCCCCCGCTTCAGGAGGGCAATCTGCTCATCAATGGTGATTTTCATTTTGCATACTCGACTGAACGGGTCTCCCTGATCACCGTAACCCTGATCTGCCCCGGGTAGGTCAGGTCCGCTTCGATTTTCTTTGCAATGTCCCGACCCAGCATCACGCTTTCCGTATCAGAGACGTCACCGCTGTCCACCACTACCCTGATCTCACGTCCGGCCTGAATCGCATAGGCCTTTTCGACACCCTTGAAGTCGGTGGCGATCTTTTCCAGATCATCAAGTCGTTTGACGTAACTTTCAAGCATTTCTTTTCGGGCGCCGGGTCTTGCCCCGGAAAGGGCGTCGGCCGATTTCACAATGACATCAAGAAGACTGTCGAGAGGAATATCTTCATGATGCGCGGCAATGGCATGCACAACCTCCGGAGACTCCCCATATTTTCTGGCGAGATCCCGGCCGATTGCAGCATGGGTCCCTTCAACCTCGTGATCTACAGCCTTGCCGATATCATGAAGCAGCCCGGCACGTTTGGCGATCTTAACATTGACCCCGAGTTCAGCGGCAATGACTCCGGAAAGAAACGCCACTTCCAGAGAATGCTGGAGGACATTCTGCCCATAGCTCGTCCGGTATTTAAGCCGCCCCAGGAGCTTGATCAATTCCATGTTCACCCCGTGGGCCCCGACATCAAAGGTGGCCTGCTCACCAGCTTCACGCATGGTGATTTCAAGTTCTTCGGCAACCTTCTCGACCACCTCTTCAATCCGGGCGGGATGAATCCGGCCATCGGTGGTGAGCCTCTCAAGGGCCTGGCGGGCAACTTCCCTCCGTACCGGGTTGAATCCGGACAGAATCACCGCCTCAGGGGTATCGTCGATTATAATGTCTATCCCGGTCGCAGCTTCAATGGCCCTGATATTCCGCCCTTCCCGGCCGATGATCCGCCCCTTCATCTCTTCGTTCGGCAGCGGCACAACCGACACCGTCTTTTCAGCCACATAGTCTCCCGCATAGCGGGCGATCGCCAGCGAGAGGATATTCTTCGCCTTGCGATCGGCCTCCATCTTGGCTTCGTTTTCGATGCGGACTATGGATTTAGCCGCCTCCATCTTCGCTTCACTTTCAATGCTTTCGGTCAGCTGCCGTTTTGCCTCCTCCCGGGAGATTCCGGAGATCTTTTCCAGCTGGAGACGCTGTTCATCGATCACGGCATCAAGGTCCTTCTGCCGGAGGGCTATTTTCTGCTCAAGTTTGACAAAATTCTGTTCTCTTTTCAGAAGCTCCGTCTCACGGGTATCGAGAAGATCGATCTTCCTCTCAATCTGGTCAAGTTTCTGACTGAACCTTTTTTCCTCTTCAATAAGTTCAGCTTTGCGCTTTCGCACCTCTTTCTCGACGGCCTGTTTCTGCTGGAAGGCATCATCACGCAACTGGATCGACGCCTCTTTCTTCATCTGCTCAACTTCAGCAAGGGCATCGTTAATCAGCTTTCTTCCCTGATCATCGTACCCGGCGGTTCTTTTTTCGATAACTGCTTTACGGAGAACAAACCCGACAATAATCCCGACAGCAGCTGCCGCCAGGCCGATAATGATTGCTGTAGTACTCATTGGAGTATTCCTCAAATTAATTATTAAAAACAGCCTTGTACCGGCCTGTGAGCCGGTTGGCTGGTGACAATTGTCTCTGCGTAACGCAGAAATACCTCAACACCATTCACAAAGAACAAATCAGTTACTCAGGAAAATCCAGGGGGGTCCAGGAGAGAATCCCGGCAGGCAGAAAAAAACTCGGCTGGAGCAGGCGGAATTGCCAGACGGTTCTGCAGAAGAGCTCTACAGATCAGGAAAATGTACAGAGCAACAGCAAAAGATTCACAATCCTTTATGGATGATGGTTTTCATGCTGTATTGCCTGATCATAACCACTATACATTACCGTCTACGTTGATGCCGGCAAGAGACCGGTCTATCACAAAACGCCTACGGCCGGCCAAACCGAGCCGACCTAAACGATTCAAGCCAGGAGTTCTTTCCAGAGAAGCCTTCATTTCGGCTCAAGACCGACCCTGGTAAGAAACTATAAATCCTCCCAATAAATTGGATATATATTAAACCCGCGTATCGGCCTCTCCGATATTTCCGGGTGAATTAACAGTAATAAGTCCCCCACCGTTGCCGTGTCAGCAGAATGTATCACCGAACCTAACAAAGTTAGGTGGGCGGTACTCGTGCTCCCGTCATGGACTTCGCCGAAACGAATTCTCTATCTTGAAACAGCGGAGTCACCCTTGGTAAATATGTTGGCTCGAAACAGACTTTTGATCACCAACAAGGCAGGGGAACAAATCCAGTCTATCCCAATCACACAAAATCCTCAATTTTTTTCCGAATCTGATCGTTGAGCCGGTCAATTTTATTTCGGTAGGCCTCAAAGTCCTTACGCAGCTGGACATATTTGCCTGCCATATTCAGACTGGCCAATATTAAATTCCTGCTGGAAGGAAGGACATTGGTAGCCCGACAGGTCTCGGACAGATGCACTCTGACGAAGTCCAGAACTTCCTGCACTTCGGCATCTTCCATTTCGGTGTTCAGGGAATATTCCTGTCCGAACACCTCAAACTTTACCGACCTAGCCAATATTTCCTCCGAAAAAGTTTCCCATCCTTA of the Pseudomonadota bacterium genome contains:
- a CDS encoding tyrosine--tRNA ligase, translating into MTIDEQIALLKRGTVDIISEDELAAKLKKSQESGVPLKIKAGFDPTAPDLHLGHTVLIQKLKHFQDLGHDVKFLIGDFTGMIGDPTGKSETRKPLTVEDVKRNAETYKEQIFKILDPEKTDVVFNSTWLDKLTSHDFIRLASQLTVARMLEREDFKERFANERPISIHEFLYPLVQGYDSVALKADVELGGTDQLFNLLMGRTLQKVWGQAPQVVLTMPLLEGLDGVNKMSKSLGNYIGITEPAIDIYGKTLSITDELMFRYFELLSDLDSGEIEKLKTGLAEGKLHPKAVKQQLARELTARFYDDAAAVMAEDHFEKVFKQHDIPDEIEEFSCPAGGAAVWLPKLLADAGMVKGTGEGRRMIQQNAVSVDGEKINDTEFQLKAEGEVLLRVGKRRFCKVVFS
- the rny gene encoding ribonuclease Y, with product MSTTAIIIGLAAAAVGIIVGFVLRKAVIEKRTAGYDDQGRKLINDALAEVEQMKKEASIQLRDDAFQQKQAVEKEVRKRKAELIEEEKRFSQKLDQIERKIDLLDTRETELLKREQNFVKLEQKIALRQKDLDAVIDEQRLQLEKISGISREEAKRQLTESIESEAKMEAAKSIVRIENEAKMEADRKAKNILSLAIARYAGDYVAEKTVSVVPLPNEEMKGRIIGREGRNIRAIEAATGIDIIIDDTPEAVILSGFNPVRREVARQALERLTTDGRIHPARIEEVVEKVAEELEITMREAGEQATFDVGAHGVNMELIKLLGRLKYRTSYGQNVLQHSLEVAFLSGVIAAELGVNVKIAKRAGLLHDIGKAVDHEVEGTHAAIGRDLARKYGESPEVVHAIAAHHEDIPLDSLLDVIVKSADALSGARPGARKEMLESYVKRLDDLEKIATDFKGVEKAYAIQAGREIRVVVDSGDVSDTESVMLGRDIAKKIEADLTYPGQIRVTVIRETRSVEYAK
- a CDS encoding cell division protein ZapA, producing the protein MARSVKFEVFGQEYSLNTEMEDAEVQEVLDFVRVHLSETCRATNVLPSSRNLILASLNMAGKYVQLRKDFEAYRNKIDRLNDQIRKKIEDFV